ATATGAatagaagagagaaagtaaGAGAGCAATGTCTATGCTGAATTTGACTTCACACACATCATTCGCACATTCCTACATCCATCTCACACACCCCCTCACGTCACCGTTTAGTCAAGACACGTTGTGGCACATCATACAAACGTAAAGTGgacatccacatcatctccGCATTCCCGTTCCCTCCTTATAAAACAGTGAGATAGTAAAGAAACCATGCATACACGATATATAATTGATTGAAAGAGTTTGTGAAGAGGCTACGTGGATAAGATCTATAGGATATTCGAACGAAATGAGATTACTAACCTGATATTCTGCGAGTGGAGATACCGAATACGACAAATGGTATGTATGTTCAAAAAGGTGAACCCGTACTACCATTCATTCTGGTCCATACCAAAAACTTTTCCTCGCTACCTCAATATCACACACTTCGCCTTCCCCTATCGAACGAAGGTGAGTCTACTCGTATACCGCCTTGAGGATAAAGTTGGTGACGATCGCAGCTACTCGacatcatattcatcagcttAATCGTCTGGTACAGTATGAGGGATTATGCAAACTCACCTAATAAGCAGACACACAAAACGGTCTAACCAATCCAGCAATTAGCTAACAATCTTGAAAGGAGCAAGAGAAAGTAATAACTCACCGGTCCAAGTCTATCGTCGTATGGCGCACCAGTCCTTAATCTAATCGATCGAGCACGCATTTGATATATCACTAAAGCGTAGAGCATCACCGCCATGGCTACGAACATCACACGTGCACAAGTCCTTAGCACTCTGGTCTATCGAGATTCTTGATAGGCATAGGAGTGATGTAGGGTGGGACTTACCGATCACGGTGTACATCGCAGCAGATATCTTTCCGACCTATAACGATATTATAATATCAGtacttcatcatcgtatGGTATGGATACAGTCGAACCAGATCGTGTTCAGGTCTTGCAATAGGTTGTCAAGTTcaagagaagggaaaaaaaagaagaagcaCTCACTTTATCACCAAAATTCAATAGACCAACTGCCAAACCACCTAAGACTACCGCGAAATGAAGCCATGATAAGAACGTTCGTCTGAAATCATATTCAATGTTCAGTTATCGATCGTAccgagaaggaaaagaggtACGAAAGGACGACCGTAGATTGACAAGGATGAGATTGTCGCGGAGAAATttgtatcactcactcattGGCGAAAAACACTTTGGGTTCTACTCGGACTGGTAAAGCGATTCGCTATTTGTTGATGGTTGAAGGTTGAAATACAACATAAATCAAGGTATGCGATTCGTTTGGTCAGGTGAAAACGGTACCAGTCGACAGAAGTAGTTTTGCGAAGTATGAGTGTGAGAATTCATGATAAGGTCAAGATCGGATTACCATACGGGGTAAGATAGTGAAAATGTGAGCAAGTACCATTAGCTAATATCCTCTATGAGTGATATTTCTGGCCTGGTTCAATGGGACATACCTTTTTAGCAGTCCGTTGGAGCAGAGGTTGAGTTGACATGGTGCTTATGTATCAATTCAATCGATGGGAAGTGGGTCTGCTGCGGGTTCAGATCGTATCGCTGTCCTACGTTCTTTGTCCTTCCTGTATCTTAACGATGAAAGCTGCTATCGCTCAGAGGTTCGAATAAGTGCTGATATATGTTATTGGTATATAATTGAAGGAAAGAATGGAGCTTGGTGTcgagaatgaaaagaatcTTTTGACCTGCCTGTATGAGGATCATGACGTTAGATATCAACAAATCTCCATTCAACATTATCGCACGTGCGCTCGgatccctctccctcccttGGCCCCGCCACGTGTTTTCCCAGATCTCAGTGTGGCACAGTCGGTTACCCGATTCAGGTGTGGGAGGTGTTCAAGTGAGGACTTGAGGGATTCAAAGTTGGGTGGGCGGTGATTGCCGAATtgagaatgaggtgagtccaaGTTTGAGCACGGGCACTTCGACGAGGATGGTAGGGGGgtacagcatcatcaccatcagcatcatcaaccatcacatCGATACAACAATAAAtcaccccctcctccttcttcgtctccaTCGTaatcaatctcttctctttctctttcttacTTGCATCGGTCGCATCGTACCCGCCCCTCATTGCATACTCATCTGCATTgaaaaatcatcatcatcgtcaccttgCCTAACCCGGCAATACCCGACATCCAACATAATCACAACGTTTATTCCAGTTTAACGTTCTTTACCCTACCTATACACAGCATCGAGGTATATACCCATCTCATATATATCACAACATCTACCAAAAACAATTGCAGTGAAGCAATATCAAAGATAAAAAAAAGTGGAAAGGAACGCCGAGAACAGAAGAAGTCTTACCTCTTTCTTGGCTCAATCTCCCTTCTCGTCTGCCCGATCCAATTCAATTCGATTTAAATGCATTTCTCTGGAAAgatacagcatcatcataACACATTCATTTCTCAAACAAAAACGGACTACATACCTTCATATATGATTACTAGCATTAGATGGTATGGGAGAGTAATTTGATGGACTATATATCGCATCTCGAGATCGCTCGTACTCATCAAGTATCTCAGTACCTTACTGTGCGGAGGAAGCTGAACTTGTCCTCGATTAAGCAAGAGGTGAGTACTTTTTCCATTCCATGCTCTTCGTCCTTCTCTCAGATCCCACACAGACAATCTATAATTCCTTTGGAACCCACATGATCTATCCCCCTTGCCATTATGCAAATCATTAAGTGGAATCTCCATACCCTATCCACTCCCATCCTTTAATCCTTCGTTGATTCACTTCACAGTACCATGCTGTGTAACTATCGATCATACATGTCATACGCGCTGTACGACATACATTCATCACAGATCTAACTATCGAATATTTTCGTCTTCATCTACTTTCTGTGGAAGCGGTGATATTCGGTTCATCGGTCATCCGATTCGTTGATGTCTCACCGTCGATCTTTCTTTCATTTTTCTTTTTTTGTGATTAGTATTATACTCTTCGCTTAGCGATTCCCCTTCCTTTGGGTGACCTTGCtaccccaccaccaccaccatcatcgttGTATCCCTCGTGATCACTAATAATCTCTTTCTGTTTTTTGCTTATAGTATCAActcatcaagatcatcgatcgGACCAGCTAAACTAAGCCCCTTCCTCACACTCGACCCATGTTCTCTTTTACGTCCAACTGAACTgaacccaccttgatctcACTTCACCCAATCACCTAGCtcctcttttccctttctgcTCCATCGCCTTCTCACCATGTCCAACCAACAACGTCGAGGAGTCAACATGAATCGACCACCCATACCACGTTACACACCACCGccatcacctttcctctcccATCAAACTATCACCTTCCTCGCATCTTGGCGTGGTCAATTACTGGTCTGTACGATCGTTCTTGTCATCGGTGCGATCTACTTCTTCGTCAGACCACCGATCGATCAATGGCATCGCAGACGTAAAGAAGCATTATCTAGGAAGAGGGAACTagagctgatgaagatggcagAAAAAGAGGAGCAGTCCAACAaagcagaggagaaagatgatataccaatCAAAGCGGGTAATAGCGGCTCGATCAAGGATAGAGGTAGAGAGAAGAATAAAAATCAGAGTGGTAACAGGAAAAGAATAAATTCACATTTGAAACCACCTACAACAGATACTGGGACAGGTGGAAGTTCAATAGAATCttctcctgctcctccaccttcaaaATCATTATCCTCCCCTACACCTACCAAGTTTAAGCGATCACTCTCCAATACGCATCCGAACAACGCTTCGTCCAGCAAACTACAACAGAAGAGTGATCCTAAATCGTCTAAaccacttccactttctACTCCAAGCAGACAaaaaccacctccacctatcATCGTTCCCAAACCGTGTATCAATTCGATGGACCCTTGGAACATCccattaccaccttcacccatcgCTGGACCATCCAAACTCAGTAGAGTAAACGGAGTGAACGGATTGGGCATGGAAGAGATCTCGGACGATGCTGGTAGTGTCAGTGTGAATGATCAaactgaagaagaaccaaTTGAAGGACCAGCCAAAAAGAAATTCGAAGGATTTTCAATCTATCCTGATGAAGGGTATCTACCACCTGCTGTTCAGACGCCTGGTAATACCAataaaaagaagaaaaagaagaacaagacGCCTAATGGTATTTCAGCCGGGACTAACGGATCAACAGCGATGATGGAAACTTCGTCTTCAGAGaaaaatctcatcaacaatcctGATGAGATAATCGAGAATCACATTAACGGTAATTCACTTGTTACGACTAGTACAAGTTTGACCAATGGAGGTAGGAGAGTAAGACATCAACATACCCGTACATCATCTATTACTCTTTTACCCAACCTGAATGTGACGGAGTTAAGGGAGATAGTGGAGCGAAGGGACGAGACGATCGATCAGCTCCGGGCGGAGATCGGTATGGCGAAAGCTGAGGAGTCGAAGGCGAAGGAGGAAGCTGTAAGAGCTCGGATGggtgaggagaagatcagaggtgaaatggagagatcgaagagagGTAGTTATGTCAGGAGCGACAGTCAGGGATCATCGCTTCAAGGTCATGGTCAAGGTCAGGGGATGACTGGAGGgcaggaaagaaggagagaagctGAGGTGGGTGACTGAGTTTCGAGTATCGAGTCCCCTCATGATCATTTGAGTAATCTCACTGATTTGTTTTGTGTCATATAGCTTCAAAGTCGGTTGGCTCAGATGCAACAGCTTTACACCACCGCTCTTAGTCGCTTGTCGACATATGAAATCACCCTTCGAGATTCAGGCATCATGTTACCTCCTCTACCTTCACCCATACCTATGCTTCACCCTCAAtcgcctcttcctcccatGCCTAATTCACCATACGTGCCTagtccaggtccaggtaGGAACACACCCATAATGGGAGGAGGATTCATACCGTATCCTTCACCTGGGATGTATCCTTCACCGATGCTTCATCCTACTCATACacattatcatcaccatacgCACTCGCATTCGCCTAGTCCGTATCGACGAACGAGCAGTTTCGTAGGTGCGccaaatgggaatggagagatgatcagTTATCCAATGGACTCGATGGATCCTATGGGGGATCCTATGGATATTGGATCTTCCACTATGCCGATTGGACTAGGTCATCCGAATGGCCATGGAcaggaaggtgagaaagatagggaaaggagaagacaGAGTATTGAATCGTCGGTGTTGAAAAAGAAAGTTCAACATTTGTCTGCGGTTGTGGTCGAAAATGTCAATGacaatgggaatggggaagtggttgaagaggaagaagttgaatcaTCTGATAAACCGACGAGTAGCTCAAGTAATGgtaatcaagatgaagggtCTATCGGTGAAAGTGCAGAGGGTGTACTTTCCACTGAAGAACCTAATTCGAATCCGAGTACGAATGGGAATACGAATACGATTACGAATACGGATACAGGTACGGTGATTAGAGTGATGTTAGATAGTGAGAGAGGTAATGTCTATTATCATGATGGAGTTGTCACGGACAACGAGAATATCCATGCCCctgaagttgaaattgaaggtgatgaaccAGAGTCGCAGTCTGGGGAAAAAGGAGATTTCCAACCTATCTTTGCATCTCTCGCACATACACCTGAACAAATTGAAGAAATGAGACAAATCAGTCGAAAACAACAGGATCACCAAAAGCGAGAAAGGGGGACAAGTGTCAGTTCGAGTTTGAGTTCCACCAAGggtacaggtgtaggtgtagggaTGGGAGCTGGATTGGGTAATGGAGGATTGTTAACTCCTAGTCCTTGTAAGAGTCCTGTACCGTTAAGGGGTTAGTTGAGTGAATGGACCATTGTCGAATGGACAATTCTTTTTTTTTGTTCTGATAATCTTTTGGACATTGATCATGTTACATATACaattcatcaacatcttcttcattcaaATTGATATATGCTGAAAATTCGAAATGACTCGAACATGGATATATAAAATGTTGATAGACATACATATGGcattgatgatatcgttgCATGTGATATAGAGTACGTACGAGatacatccatcccattgGGTAGCTTAGGTCTGTGGGGATACATCGTCGAAGTTACTTCCATGACTACATGACTACATGACTACATGACTACATGACTACATGACTGGTGACCTGGGCATCACTTCACTAGCCTAGCCCATCTTGGCTCTACTTCCTCCCAAGGCTGTCCAGCTGaccccatctcatcttcgtcattcCAATAGCAAGCGAATGCATCAAGTCAAAATCACATACGAGTAAGGTAAAAGCGAGTAAATCCGTTTGGTCATTCGGGTATCTGATCTAACCGACACACCGCACCATTATCCTATCTGATCGGGTATCAACCAACCACAGCCAGTCCCTCATTCTCACCACACTCGTAGATAACAAATCATAGTAATTTCCAacaatcaatccatccacCTCTCAAACATTTTCCAACTTTTGTCTTGAACATCGTCAATATCGAGTCAAAGACACGGGTGATCATCGGACATCCGTGAGTAATATCCTGCTCTTctcaaggtatataagaACCCAACTCAAGCTGTGTTGGATAATTTCGCTtatcagtatatcaatcaGTATCATCTCTTATCATCCATTCGACTTTCACCAGTCAACATCCACGCAAAGTCACAATCATATCATTATTCACAACATgtcatccacatcattcCCTAAGGAGATCCACTTCACTTCGCCTATCCCTCAGGAGGCCCAACATATCTTATCGAAAGATGCTGTCGAGTTCCTAGCGGTTTTGCATAGGACATTCGACAAGAGAAGATTGGAGTTGTTGGAAAATAGGAAAAAAGTTCAAGCGGAATTAGATCAGGTATGTCGAATGACCAACCGCTACTATGGTTCAGCAGAACTGTGTCATCTGGACTAGATGGACGGTCAATTGATGTACTGAGTTTTGTTTCGGTTTGATGGAATAGGGCAAACCACTCAGTTTCCTTCCTGAGACTAAACATATAAGAGATTCACCTTCATGGTCATGTGCGCCCCCTGCACCGGGATTAGAagatcgaaggtgagtttgagtcaGCCCTGTCCATCTGTCACTCTGATCGCTGTCCGCCATCAATTGTCCGCTCATCTATATCGTCTACTCTCAGAGTCGAGATTACCGGTCCGACCGATCGAAAGATGGTTATCAACGCTTTAAACTCGGGTTCAAAAACTTTTATGGCTGATTTCGAGGGTGAGGGTCATCCCGCCAACCGCCGCCATTCTGCTGTAAAGACCGACATGAATTTATGATGAAAATCAAGCGAATTGACAGGTATGTCGAATGACCAACCGCTACTATGGTTCAGCAGAACTGTGTCATCTGGACTAGATGGACGGTCAATTGATGTACTGCTGTGGAAAGAAACCGTCCTTCCTGAGACTAAACATATAAGAGATTCACCTTCATGGTCATGTGCGCCCCTGCACCGGGATTAGAagatcgaaggtgagtttgagtcaGCCCTGTCCATCTGTCACTCTGATCGCTGTCCGCCATCAATTGTCCGCTCATCTATATCGTCTACTCTCAGAGTCGAGATTACCGGTCCGACCGATCGAAAGATGGTTATCAACGCTTTAAACTCGGGTTCAAAAACTTTTATGGCTGATTTCGAGGGTGAGTGAAGTCATCCCATATCTTGACCGCCGCCATTCTGCTGTAAAGACCGACATGAATTTATGATGAAAATCTCGATATTGACCATTTCTATGTGTTATGCAGATTCGAATTCCCCCACTTGGTCAAATATGGTATTAGGCCAGGTCAACTTGTACGACGCCATCAGGTAAGTACCCATCAGATACGTGGAGCTTTCAATATCCAACCGGAGCTGACCAAGTAACACAACAGACGCCAAATTGATTTCGAGACTGGTGGAAAACAATACAAGCTCTCTGAGAAACCTGCCGTGCTCATTGTTAGGTGAGTGCTTTTCCCGGAACCACCACACCCAAGTCTTTTATATTATATTCAGTTAATTTCTACCCATATCTTATACTGACATCTCACTCTAGACCAAGAGGATGGCACCTCCCCGAACCCCGTTTACTCATCGACGGTAAACCCATTTCCGGTTCCCTGTTCGACTTCGGTCTATACTTCTTCAACAACGCCGCGGAACTTTTGAAGAGAGGTTCAGGACCTTACTTCTACTTGCCCAAGA
The nucleotide sequence above comes from Kwoniella europaea PYCC6329 chromosome 1, complete sequence. Encoded proteins:
- a CDS encoding vacuolar transporter chaperone 1, encoding MSTQPLLQRTAKKRIALPVRVEPKVFFANERTFLSWLHFAVVLGGLAVGLLNFGDKVGKISAAMYTVIAMAVMLYALVIYQMRARSIRLRTGAPYDDRLGPTVLCVCLLAAIVTNFILKAVYE